In Aeromicrobium marinum DSM 15272, one genomic interval encodes:
- a CDS encoding low temperature requirement protein A, with protein MPGVRPRDPREPHRSATPLELFTDLCYVVAIAQAAAELHHSISENHVGEGLLYFAIGFFAIWWAWLNFAWYNSAYDNDDTGNRVLALWQIVGSLVLAAGVPNLFEQDFTLVVVGYSLMRIGLVLMWLRAAAGHPEGAATARRYAAGLFVAQSLWIVFLAVPDAWIVPVFLVFAAVDFAVPVVAESAGTTPWHPHHIAERYGLMFIIVLGETILATTFALQAALDDGSFGPSCSRWSPAAC; from the coding sequence ATGCCCGGGGTGAGGCCCCGTGACCCCCGCGAGCCGCATCGGTCAGCCACGCCGTTGGAGCTCTTCACCGATCTCTGCTACGTCGTCGCCATCGCCCAGGCCGCAGCGGAGCTGCACCACTCCATCAGCGAGAACCACGTGGGCGAGGGCCTGCTGTACTTCGCGATCGGGTTCTTCGCGATCTGGTGGGCCTGGCTGAACTTCGCCTGGTACAACTCCGCGTACGACAACGACGACACGGGGAACCGGGTCCTGGCCCTGTGGCAGATCGTCGGTTCCCTCGTGCTGGCTGCCGGTGTGCCGAACCTGTTCGAGCAGGACTTCACCCTGGTCGTCGTGGGGTACTCGCTCATGCGGATCGGGCTGGTGCTCATGTGGCTCAGGGCGGCCGCCGGACACCCCGAGGGGGCCGCCACCGCCCGCCGGTACGCCGCGGGCCTGTTCGTGGCCCAGTCGCTGTGGATCGTCTTCCTCGCGGTCCCGGACGCCTGGATCGTCCCGGTGTTCCTGGTGTTCGCGGCCGTCGACTTCGCGGTCCCGGTCGTGGCCGAGTCGGCCGGTACCACGCCGTGGCACCCCCACCACATCGCCGAGCGCTACGGCCTCATGTTCATCATCGTGCTCGGCGAGACCATCCTGGCGACGACGTTCGCGCTCCAGGCCGCCCTGGACGACGGCAGCTTCGGTCCCAGCTGCTCGCGGTGGTCACCGGCGGCGTGCTGA